One genomic window of Cannabis sativa cultivar Pink pepper isolate KNU-18-1 chromosome 2, ASM2916894v1, whole genome shotgun sequence includes the following:
- the LOC133034425 gene encoding uncharacterized protein LOC133034425, with amino-acid sequence MGNEFRIEGGDTLGNYGVKSTSEAAGNSKQGVKPTGLIATTRADDLVRNWETPKRAHLLKCKWTIGVGALVETKLKGKKVKDLMSKNFIGWDSYTSPNIEGRLLLIWKQTFSRVIVIEENIQYVHCYVKLASHIEAFCVTFVYGMNGIEDRKMLWKGLANLRFPVKPWILLGDFNSLINYGDRGGGTPVSRAEVEDFNNWLSLGLVDSLKRQGSYFTWSNNQGSQDRIYSKIDHAFKNEDWLDLFPNSTASFSWEEVSKHCAIVISSAVMVAIGVKSFKFFNYWSEHRDFKNLVLESWHKPVCSTGLLGIWFKLSWLKHVLKAFNHTRMGNVEMGYQRAKERFLEARLQAQNNPRVEMFLLEEKTAAESYLHHERMLKSFLVQRSKQLRLIHPFTNKEINEALFSIPRSKSPGPDGYNSEFFKVMWTDIGAEVCCAIKEFFSMGKILAQFNETVISLIPKVENPMRAIDYRPIASCSTLYKCITKLMSKRLSEVLLWLVHQNQGAFIKKRSIAHNILIFQDLIKNYGRKIVSPRCTIKIDLSKACDTVDWGFVEDLLVSLNFPSKFVNWIMMCLRGTSYTIMLNGRFHGNFQGKKGLWQGDPMSPLLFVLIMEYLSRSLMKETTKHSFRFHPMCKSFQLVSLCFTDDLILFSKGSPMAVHHLKIALESFSEVTCLFSNKDKSLVYFGGVYTFDKEVILEDLQFGEGFFPLRYLGVPLRPTKWRREDCDAIIKKIKMRLMNIFILPQSFIKEIERLCRDF; translated from the exons ATGGGGAATGAATTTAGGATAGAAGGTGGTGATACCTTAGGGAATTATGGGGTTAAGAGTACTTCTGAGGCAGCAGGTAATTCTAAACAGGGGGTTAAGCCGACTGGTTTAATTGCTACAACCAGGGCGGACGATTTAGTAAGGAATTGGGAAACCCCTAAGAGAGCTCATTTGCTTAAGTGTAAGTGGACA ATTGGAGTTGGAGCTTTGGTGGAAACTAAATTGAAAGGAAAGAAGGTGAAGGATTTGATGTCAAAAAATTTTATTGGTTGGGATAGCTATACTAGCCCAAATATTGAGGGTAGATTATTGTTAATTTGGAAGCAAACTTTTTCTAGGGTGATTGTTATAGAAGAGAATATCCAATATGTCCATTGCTATGTGAAACTTGCTAGTCATATTGAGGCTTTTTGTGTGACTTTTGTATATGGGATGAATGGCATTGAAGACCGGAAGATGTTATGGAAGGGCCTAGCTAATCTTAGGTTCCCAGTTAAGCCTTGGATTCTCCTAGGTGACTTTAACTCCCTAATTAATTATGGAGACAGAGGAGGGGGTACACCGGTCTCAAGGGCTGAGGTTGAGGATTTTAACAATTGGCTAAGTTTGGGTTTGGTGGACTCTTTGAAGAGGCAGGGATCCTATTTCACTTGGTCTAACAATCAAGGAAGTCAGGACAGAATCTATTCTAAAATAGACCATGCTTTTAAAAACGAGGATTGGTTGGACTTATTTCCGAATTCGACTGCTTCCTTTAGCTGGGAAGAGGTTTCAAAACATTGTGCAATAGTCATATCGTCAGCTGTTATGGTGGCGATAGGGGTGAAGTCgttcaaattttttaattactgGTCTGAGCATAGAGACTTTAAAAACCTGGTTTTGGAAAGTTGGCATAAACCGGTTTGTTCTACTGGTTTATTGGGGATCTGGTTCAAATTGTCTTGGCTGAAGCATGTATTGAAGGCTTTTAATCATACAAGGATGGGCAATGTGGAGATGGGCTATCAGAGAGCTAAAGAAAGGTTCCTTGAAGCTAGATTGCAAGCTCAAAATAACCCTAGAGTTGAGATGTTTCTTCTTGAAGAAAAAACAGCTGCAGAGAGTTATCTTCACCATGAAAGAATGCTGAAAAGTTTCCTTGTCCAAAGAAGTAAG CAACTGAGGCTAATTCACCCTTTCACTAATAAGGAGATTAATGAAGCTTTGTTTAGTATCCCTAGGTCGAAGAGTCCAGGTCCTGATGGCTATAACTCTGAATTCTTCAAGGTTATGTGGACTGATATTGGAGCTGAAGTGTGTTGTGCGATTAAAGAGTTTTTTAGTATGGGTAAGATCCTTGCCCAATTTAATGAAACTGTCATTTCCCTTATTCCTAAGGTGGAGAATCCCATGAGAGCAATAGATTATAGACCAATAGCTTCCTGCTCTACTTTGTACAAGTGCATCACAAAGCTTATGAGCAAAAGACTCTCTGAAGTTCTCCTGTGGTTGGTTCACCAAAACCAGGGGGCTTTTATAAAGAAGAGATCAATTGCtcataatattttgattttccAAGACCTGATAAAGAATTATGGAAGAAAGATTGTCTCTCCCAGGTGTACTATCAAAATTGACCTTAGCAAAGCTTGCGACACTGTGGATTGGGGCTTTGTTGAGGACTTACTTGTTAGTTTAAACTTTCCCTCCAAGTTTGTTAATTGGATTATGATGTGCTTGAGAGGTACTTCTTATACGATCATGTTGAATGGAAGGTTTCATGGTAACTTTCAGGGGAAAAAAGGGCTTTGGCAAGGGGACCCGATGTCTCCCCTCTTGTTTGTGCTTATAATGGAGTATCTCTCAAGAAGTCTTATGAAGGAAACAACCAAGCATTCTTTTAGGTTTCATCCTATGTGCAAAAGTTTTCAATTGGTTAGCCTTTGCTTTACAGATGATCTTATCCTTTTTAGTAAAGGCTCTCCTATGGCTGTCCATCACCTAAAGATTGCATTGGAAAGCTTCTCTGAGGTAACATGTTTATTTTCTAACAAAGATAAATCTTTAGTTTACTTTGGGGGTGTTTACACATTTGATAAAGAGGTGATTTTGGAAGACTTGCAATTTGGAGAGGGTTTTTTCCCGCTCAGATATCTTGGAGTTCCTCTAAGACCAACAAAGTGGAGACGTGAAGACTGTGATGCAATCATTAAGAAGATAAAAATGAGGCTG ATGAACATTTTTATTCTTCCTCAAAGTTTCATTAAAGAGATTGAGAGGCTTTGTAGAGATTTTTAA